The genome window CGCTTCCCTTGACCCGCACAGTTCCTTCATGACTCCCGAGAGTTACAAGGAGATGAAGATCGATACCAAGGGTGCTTTTGGTGGCCTGGGGATTGAAATCTCCATCAAGGACGGGATGTTGACGGTCATTTCTCCCATCGAGGATACGCCTGCCTATAAGGCCGGGATCAAGGCCGGTGACCAGATCCTGAAGATCGACGACAAATTCACCAAGGACCTCTCCATTACCGAAGCGGTGAAAAGGATGCGTGGGCAGAAGGGAACCAAAGTAATCCTCAGCATCATGCGCGACGGATTCGAGAAGCCGAAAGAGTTCCCGCTGGTACGTGATATCATCCAGGTGAAGAGCATCAAGTACAAGACCCTGGATAACGGCTATGGTTACGTCAGGATCGCTCAGTTCCAGGAGAAGACGGACACGGACCTCGCCAAGGCATTGAATGCCCTCAGAAGCGAAAATGGCGGCTCCTTGAAGGGACTCGTGCTTGACGTCCGCAACGACCCCGGCGGGCTTCTGGACCAGGCGGTTCGCGTTGCAGAACATTTCATTGCCGAAGGGCAACTGGTTGTCTATACCGAGGGACGGGAAAAAGACTCCAAAGTCCGGTATTCTTCCCGGGCTGGAACCAAAGAGCCGAACTACCCCATGGTAGTGCTGATCAACGGTGGCAGCGCCAGTGCCTCGGAGATCGTTGCCGGTGCTCTGCAGGATCACAAACGCGCTGTGATCATGGGTACCCAGAGTTTCGGCAAGGGATCGGTGCAGTCACTCATTGAACTCTCCGACAATTCAGGCCTGCGCCTTACCACTGCAAGGTATTACACTCCGAGTGGCCGTTCCATTCAGGCCAAGGGGATAACCCCGGATATTACGGTGGAGAAGCTGGAAATACCGGCCGCTGCCGAAAAGAAGGACTCCATGCATATCCGTGAAAAGGATCTGGAGAACCATTTCGAGGATAAGGAGCCTGAAAAAGGTCAGGACGACAAGAAAGAGAAACTGCCGCTCTATAAGAGCGATGAGCAGATCAAGAATGATTATCAGATTCTGCGGGCGCTCGATCTGCTCAAAGGGTGGGATATTCTTAAAAAGGTTATGGACACTACGAGTTGAAAACTGCCTGAACAGTATGTTGAAGAGATGGGGAGCCGCACGGGCTCCCCGTTTTTTTTGGTGGCTGTGTCGTTTCCGCCAGATGGGCAGGCTTTCAATTTCTCAGGCATCTTGGTATAGTAGTAAAAATTTATTGTGGAGGTTACCCTGCATGCGAAGGATGATGAAGGCAGGATTCTTGTTCCTGGGCATACTTTTCGTTCTGACAGCCTGTGGTGGCGGTGGGGGCGGCAGTACGACTACGACAACGGTTGCACTTACCTCGTCGAAGGATTCGGCCGCAAGCACCGGTACTGATGCAATCCTTCTGACTGCCACTGTCTCGCCCACGGTTACGAGCGGGACGGTGACCTTCAAAATCAACAGTGGCCCGGGGTCGTTCAGTGCCATTTCCCAGGTATCGACCACCACCGCGACGATCACGAATGGCGTTGCAACGGCTCAACTCACCAGTGATACTGCTGGGACGACAGAGATCTATGCAACCTACGGCACGACCAATAGCACTACGAAAACGGTCCGTTTTACCGCTCAAACCGTCAGTCTGACGGCTTCGAGCCCGGCGGCAATGAACTCGGATCCGATAACGCTGACGGCAACCGTATCTCCTGCAGTTGCAGACGGAAGTCTGGTTACCTTCAGTGTGGTGTCGGGTGGCGCGATAGCATCGATTGGTGGAGCCACGTCTCAGAATGTGCCTACCAGTAACAGCCAGGCAACGGCTGTTCTTACTCCGAGTGGTGCCAGTACTGGCACCGTTGTGGTTCGAGCAACATACGGCACTGTCAACAGCTCTGATGTTTCCGTCCAATTTGCCAGCATTACCAGCCCCGTGATGGTCCTGACCGCGAGCAAGAGTTACCTTGTTACTGCTGCTGATCCGATTCTCGTTGTTGCATCGTTCTACCCATCGCTGTCATCCGGAACCCTCATCAACATGAACGCTGCAGGGGGGGCAGGGGTCATTAAGGTTGAAGGAGGGACTTATGGAACATCGGCCACTCCTGGTGTCATTGCGAGTGGTGCCTTAGCAGGTAAAGCATATGTCTATCTCAAGTCCAGTGACAGTACTACCACTGGCAACGCGACTGTCACCGCTTCCTATGGCATCTATCCCACAACCTCCGCGATCGTCTCGTTCCTCCCCGAAATCGGCACCAGCACGAAAAGCGTCTCCCTGACCGCCAGCGCCCTGACCAAGATCGCCGGGAGAAACGTCACAGATATCCGCTTTAATATCGTCAACGATGCTGTATCGAATTCTGCCTGTTATTACAAGTCGATAACACCAGTAGCGTTACTAGGTACTCTGATTCCGAACTATCAACAGTCCGATGCGAATTCGACAGTTGTCAGTTTTGCTGATCTATCGGGGACTGGTGTCGCTCTTGGAAGTACTGCTCCTGTCAAGCTCTTGGATATAGAGTATGGATACAATCCAGTCATGGCTTCACTTAGCATTGTTCCAGTAAGCATGACCGTAGCAGGTGGTGCCTCAGTAACACTGACGGCGGCCGACTTCCTAATCCAGTAGTTTTAAAACGTTAGCGATTGAAACAAAAAGGCTTCACGGAATCTCCGTGAAGCCTTTTCTCGTGGGGCATTCTCTACGGCTATTCGAAGGAAACGGCCGTCTGGCAGGCAATCCCTTCCTTGGCGCGTCCTTCGTCCTTCAACTGGAAGTCAAGAAGGAATTCCTGCATCTCTCCCGACTGCAGCTTGAGAGGCCTGCTCTTGAGGGTGGTGTGAGAGACCTTGCTGAACGGGGCATCCGTGCCCTGGACAGCCGTATATGCCTTTGAGTGGTTGAGCGATACGACCAGCCGCTCTGCCGCGGCGCTCCCGACATTGAGCACCGAGACCAGGCAATGGCCCCGTGACGGGTCATTTTCGTCCCGGTCGATCGACTTGACGATGGCCCGAACGAGCGGCGCAGAGGCAGTCAGATGAAGTTCCTGGATCACGGGCCGCTCGTCTGCAATCTTCGATACCATCCGTAGCGGCACAACTGCGTTCTGGCCGTCGACCAGGTTTGCGGGCAGGGTAAGCGCAACGGATAGTTTCAAGCTGCCGCCGGGCGGGATTTCAGGAGTTTCCGTGATATGTTTTCCTCCCTGCACGAAGGCTCCGTTCCATGAGGATGGGGCCACGAGCGAGAGAGCGAAGCGGTCCGGCACAACGCCGGGGTTGGTGACGACAATCGGGAAGGTCGTTTCCTTTGCCACCTCGACGACCTGTTCATCAGCGGGGACGGCAAGCAAGGAAGCGGGAGTGCTGACTGCGGTGTAAATATAGGCCTTGTGGCTCGCGATCCGCTCAGCAGCTGCCTTTTCCTGTGCGATCCGTTCCGCTTCCGCCTTCTCCCTGGCAATCCGCTCTGCTTCTGCCTTCTCGCGAGCCCTACGTTCTTCTTCCGCCTTCAGCTTGGCGATCCGCTCTGCTTCTGCCTTTTCCCTGGCAATCCGCTCCGCTTCTGCCTTTTCGCGAGCCTTGCGTTCTTCCTCTGCTTTCAGCTTGGCGATCCGCTCGGCTTCCGCCTTTTCTCGGGCGATCCGCTCCGCTTCTGCCTTTTCCCGTGCCTTGCGTTCCTCTTCCGCCTTGATTGCCGCAAGACGAGCTGCCTCAGCCTGTTCCCGCGCAATCCGTTCCTGTTCCCGTTTCAATTTTATGTTTCGATAGGCAGTAACATCCAGCTTCTGGGCATTCTTGGCGACATCCTGCTCGATGCTGGCCTTCAGTGTGCTGTGCGGGAATTCTTCTTCCCAGGTCCGGATAAGGAAGGCCGATTCGTCACTCTTGCCATCCTTGAAATAGGATCGGGCCAGGAACAGCAGTGTCAGTTCCCTCAGTTGGGAATCTGGCTGACTGAGAAGCGGAGAGAGTTTGCCGATGGCAAGGGAATAATCCCCCTTTTTGTAGGCTGTAAAGCCTGCCATGAACTCCTGGGCTTCGTGCGACTGATAGGCCAAAGTCGGTTCGGCACTGGAAAAGCACCACAGCGCTGCGGAAAGAACCACTATTTTTCTAATTTTCTTCGTTTTCATGGCGAGATATGATACTTACTCCTTTGAGATGGAATATGTAACAGCTTT of Geobacter sp. contains these proteins:
- a CDS encoding PDZ domain-containing protein, with translation MFGKGKTRKLALWLTVGVALVIVVGVGAQRHCAAEGNDYESIELFTDVLALVKKSYVEEVDTKKLIYGAINGMLASLDPHSSFMTPESYKEMKIDTKGAFGGLGIEISIKDGMLTVISPIEDTPAYKAGIKAGDQILKIDDKFTKDLSITEAVKRMRGQKGTKVILSIMRDGFEKPKEFPLVRDIIQVKSIKYKTLDNGYGYVRIAQFQEKTDTDLAKALNALRSENGGSLKGLVLDVRNDPGGLLDQAVRVAEHFIAEGQLVVYTEGREKDSKVRYSSRAGTKEPNYPMVVLINGGSASASEIVAGALQDHKRAVIMGTQSFGKGSVQSLIELSDNSGLRLTTARYYTPSGRSIQAKGITPDITVEKLEIPAAAEKKDSMHIREKDLENHFEDKEPEKGQDDKKEKLPLYKSDEQIKNDYQILRALDLLKGWDILKKVMDTTS